A region of Maribacter algicola DNA encodes the following proteins:
- a CDS encoding phosphatase PAP2 family protein codes for MKLPSFLILLFLSLLGHTQTTPLDTVDTRWKMFTYDMGNIFTSVGHSYTRPFHWKGRQWAEFGAVLGGTGIVYLFDDNTSQFIRNNREGVPKWIRDYGETYGNPENNYLATSGVYFTGLLLKNEKLRRTGVLLVASATSAGLLQQVLKSVVGRARPLAELGKDTFDPFNPSRNFHSFPSGHAILAFTNAYAIAKQFKNPWVKAGIYTVGAIPGISRVWDGQHWLSDMVFAFAISIATVESIDRYLDSRYDQKYNDNVKKVTWNLNFGPGQVGLNLRF; via the coding sequence TTGAAACTTCCATCCTTTTTAATTTTACTGTTTTTAAGCCTTTTGGGACATACCCAGACAACACCGCTGGACACGGTAGACACGCGTTGGAAAATGTTCACTTATGACATGGGGAACATCTTTACAAGCGTAGGTCATTCCTATACCAGACCTTTTCATTGGAAGGGAAGACAATGGGCGGAATTCGGTGCCGTATTGGGGGGAACTGGAATTGTATATCTATTTGATGATAATACCTCTCAGTTTATTAGAAACAACCGCGAAGGTGTGCCCAAGTGGATACGGGATTATGGGGAAACCTATGGGAATCCCGAGAATAACTACTTGGCGACTTCAGGTGTCTATTTTACAGGATTACTTCTAAAAAATGAAAAATTAAGAAGGACCGGAGTGCTCTTGGTAGCATCGGCAACATCTGCCGGATTGTTACAACAGGTACTGAAATCTGTAGTAGGGAGAGCTCGACCCCTAGCAGAACTGGGCAAAGATACCTTTGACCCCTTTAACCCGAGTAGAAACTTTCATTCGTTTCCTTCCGGACATGCCATTTTAGCATTTACTAACGCCTATGCTATTGCAAAACAGTTCAAAAATCCTTGGGTTAAAGCCGGAATATATACGGTTGGAGCCATTCCAGGAATATCGAGGGTTTGGGACGGACAGCATTGGTTAAGCGATATGGTTTTTGCTTTCGCCATTAGTATTGCTACCGTTGAGTCCATAGACAGGTATCTGGATTCCAGGTACGACCAAAAGTATAATGACAATGTTAAAAAAGTGACTTGGAACCTAAATTTTGGCCCAGGTCAAGTGGGGCTGAACTTACGGTTTTAA
- a CDS encoding DUF1800 domain-containing protein, which produces MEYFINCNTSTLAPYTAPLDQTRALHLYRRLGFSASVDTVNQATGQNAGTLVDTLVDQAINMAPTAAPVWADWNNANYPADDDARRQLVNQQRSEFALGYANALLSNNLRDRLSFFWSNHFVTELDVYECNSFLYHYINCLQRNAIGNFRTFVSEIGLTSAMLYYLDGVYNNGNNPNENYARELYELFTLGEGNGYTEQDIIETARALSGYVERGEEGCTQVTFRADRHDTGTKTILGQTGAWGYDDVITILFQQRPNEIAEFICRKLYEFFVHPDSQDDANNAQTIIDGMASTFISNNFELAPVLRQLFKSEHFFDDEAIGVIIKSPFDFYLNTLKETSFAYDDTVLGSMLNYSGMLGQELFDPFDVAGWQRDRTWINTNFIIGRWLTIESILESFYQQNNEQFRSLGLSITGTTGLTSTNPDVVARLIIDFILPKGLLDEGEYAKAFAIFRSDVEDVYYEGGNQESWTLATWPQAPYQVYLLMQYLARQPEYQLK; this is translated from the coding sequence ATGGAATATTTCATTAATTGTAATACTTCTACCCTTGCTCCGTATACGGCACCTTTAGACCAAACCAGAGCTTTACACCTTTACAGAAGATTAGGTTTTAGTGCATCGGTAGATACCGTCAATCAAGCCACCGGACAAAATGCCGGTACCCTTGTGGATACACTGGTGGACCAGGCCATTAACATGGCACCCACTGCCGCCCCTGTTTGGGCCGATTGGAACAATGCAAATTACCCGGCTGACGATGATGCCCGCAGACAACTGGTAAACCAACAACGGTCAGAATTCGCCCTAGGATACGCAAATGCCTTATTATCCAACAATCTTAGAGATCGATTGAGTTTCTTTTGGAGCAATCATTTTGTAACCGAATTGGATGTTTACGAGTGTAATTCCTTTTTGTACCACTACATCAACTGCCTTCAAAGAAACGCCATTGGAAATTTCAGGACGTTCGTAAGTGAAATTGGCCTAACTAGCGCCATGCTCTATTATTTGGACGGTGTCTACAATAATGGCAACAATCCTAACGAGAATTATGCTCGAGAGTTATACGAACTATTCACCCTTGGTGAAGGTAATGGGTACACGGAACAGGACATTATAGAAACTGCAAGGGCTCTTAGTGGTTATGTAGAGCGCGGCGAGGAAGGATGTACCCAGGTGACCTTTAGGGCGGATAGACATGATACTGGCACTAAAACTATTTTGGGACAGACGGGCGCGTGGGGCTATGATGATGTCATCACCATCCTTTTCCAACAACGGCCCAACGAAATTGCGGAATTCATCTGTAGAAAACTCTATGAATTTTTTGTGCACCCAGATTCCCAGGACGATGCGAACAACGCACAAACGATAATTGACGGAATGGCATCGACCTTCATTTCCAATAATTTTGAATTGGCTCCAGTACTAAGACAGCTTTTTAAAAGTGAGCACTTTTTTGACGATGAGGCCATTGGCGTAATCATCAAAAGTCCTTTCGATTTCTATTTGAACACCTTAAAGGAAACTAGCTTTGCCTATGATGATACCGTATTGGGCTCTATGCTCAATTATAGTGGAATGTTAGGTCAAGAGCTGTTCGACCCCTTTGATGTGGCCGGATGGCAGCGGGACAGAACGTGGATCAACACCAATTTTATTATAGGTAGATGGCTTACCATAGAAAGCATTTTGGAATCTTTCTACCAACAGAATAACGAACAATTCAGGTCGTTGGGTTTATCAATTACAGGGACTACTGGCTTGACAAGTACCAACCCTGATGTGGTAGCCCGACTTATCATCGACTTTATCCTCCCCAAAGGTTTATTGGACGAAGGAGAATACGCAAAAGCATTCGCCATTTTTAGAAGCGATGTGGAAGACGTCTACTACGAAGGTGGCAACCAGGAATCCTGGACCTTGGCCACATGGCCACAAGCCCCATATCAAGTGTATCTCTTGATGCAATACCTAGCTAGACAACCTGAATATCAATTAAAATAA
- a CDS encoding DUF1501 domain-containing protein codes for MCHTHHSPHKGLEHDGHDKEHQIWSRRSFLQALGIAGSGSMLLGANMLTASSPSPLTAGIAAAETDNILILIRLSGGNDGLSTVIPIEQYDSYANARPNIYIPESKVLKLTDEFGVPSYMGALEPLWGNGQFKAVHGVGYENQSLSHFTGSDIYANTDLTTTGFSGLNTGWMGRHFENIYPDYLINPPAAPAAIQIGQFGNLIFQGEETNYAFVTSNVDQLQEIAESGVVYGLDNALFNGCMYGDQLKFLRGVANTTYEYSGLIHEAYERGQNQVEYQQNGFARQMALLARLIKGNLGTKVYMVSMGGFDTHGNQPLAHERLMTNLSVAINNFYEDLGFTQQDNKVLSMTFSEFGRRIFENGSNGTDHGKAAPTLFFGSGLNGSAFVGDHPTLEDPDGRGNLEYTMDFRDLYATVLAEWLCVDIPLVEQHLLDHPYNPVNLGFNCSGTDFPDIVYSDGPVTPPTQPGEEGSDPVNPDLLNAIVHKPFYPTDSTPHIYLEMPFSAQVDIQLYNILGQHVGTVFNEMMLEGSTEINIRERVPKHLSTGKYIYRISVQNQKMSKSVMVA; via the coding sequence ATGTGCCATACACACCACTCACCCCACAAAGGACTAGAACACGATGGTCATGATAAAGAACATCAAATATGGAGCCGACGTTCCTTCTTACAGGCATTAGGAATTGCCGGTTCCGGTTCTATGTTGCTGGGAGCCAATATGCTAACGGCATCCTCCCCGTCCCCATTGACTGCAGGAATTGCAGCGGCCGAAACGGATAATATCCTAATTCTCATAAGGTTATCTGGTGGCAACGATGGTCTAAGTACCGTTATACCCATTGAACAATATGACAGTTATGCCAATGCACGGCCCAACATTTATATCCCGGAAAGTAAAGTGTTAAAACTTACGGACGAGTTTGGGGTTCCATCCTACATGGGCGCCTTGGAGCCCCTATGGGGCAACGGCCAGTTTAAAGCCGTTCATGGAGTAGGTTATGAAAATCAAAGTTTGTCCCATTTTACGGGGTCGGACATTTATGCCAACACAGATTTGACCACAACCGGTTTTAGCGGTCTGAACACAGGATGGATGGGAAGGCATTTTGAAAATATCTATCCCGATTATTTGATCAATCCTCCAGCGGCACCGGCAGCAATACAGATCGGTCAATTTGGAAATTTAATTTTCCAAGGAGAAGAAACAAACTATGCCTTTGTAACCTCTAATGTGGATCAATTACAAGAAATCGCGGAATCTGGTGTGGTCTACGGTTTGGACAATGCCCTCTTCAACGGTTGTATGTACGGGGATCAATTGAAATTTTTAAGAGGTGTGGCGAATACCACGTACGAATACTCCGGTCTAATTCACGAGGCCTACGAAAGAGGCCAAAACCAAGTAGAATATCAACAGAACGGATTTGCTCGTCAGATGGCCCTATTGGCGAGATTGATAAAAGGCAATCTGGGAACCAAAGTATATATGGTATCTATGGGCGGTTTTGACACTCATGGGAACCAGCCTTTGGCGCACGAACGACTAATGACCAATCTATCGGTTGCTATTAATAATTTCTACGAGGATTTAGGATTTACGCAACAGGACAACAAGGTTTTGAGTATGACCTTTTCGGAATTTGGCCGAAGGATATTCGAAAACGGTTCAAACGGAACGGACCACGGAAAGGCGGCCCCTACCCTGTTCTTTGGTTCGGGATTGAACGGAAGTGCCTTTGTAGGCGACCACCCTACGTTGGAAGACCCTGATGGAAGGGGCAACCTGGAATACACCATGGATTTCCGTGACCTTTATGCCACTGTATTGGCCGAATGGTTATGTGTGGACATTCCGCTGGTGGAACAACATCTATTGGACCACCCCTACAACCCGGTGAATTTAGGCTTTAACTGTAGCGGTACGGATTTCCCCGATATCGTGTACAGCGATGGCCCTGTGACTCCGCCAACACAACCCGGCGAAGAGGGTTCGGATCCCGTAAACCCGGATTTATTGAACGCCATTGTGCACAAGCCATTTTATCCTACAGATAGTACGCCACATATTTACCTGGAAATGCCCTTCTCTGCTCAGGTAGACATTCAACTTTATAATATTCTTGGACAACATGTAGGTACCGTCTTTAACGAAATGATGCTAGAAGGTTCTACCGAAATCAACATACGAGAGCGCGTACCCAAGCACCTATCAACCGGCAAGTACATTTATCGCATAAGTGTACAGAATCAAAAGATGAGCAAGTCGGTAATGGTAGCGTAA
- a CDS encoding Tex family protein, which produces MLLIPYIQKHTNLPEKAIQNTVELLNQDCTVPFISRYRKEATGGLDEVQIGSIVQFKEQFEALEKRKIAIIKSVEEQGLLTPELRAKFESAEDLTQLEDLYLPFKKSKKTKAEVARKQGLEPLAKIMMAQRSDDIEFLASKYLGPEIQNEDEALEGARHIIAEWINERTDIRNMIRNQLERFALITTKVVTAMKDTSTTLSTSEKAQKFRDYFDWSEPLNRCPSHRLLAILRAESEKIIRVKIELDDERLLERIEEKIIKTNNACAEQIALAIADAYKRLLFPSLSNELLKNAKEKADDEAIAVFSKNLRQLLLGAPLGEKRILAIDPGFRTGCKLVCLDAQGNLLHNETIYPHAPQNDTTGAIKKLSSLADAYKIEAIAIGNGTASRETERLVKKVAFKNPIEVFVVSEAGASIYSASKIAREEFPNYDVTVRGAISIGRRLADPLAELVKIDPKSIGVGQYQHDVDQTKLKKSLDTVVESCVNSVGVNINTASVPLLSYVSGIGPKLAENIVAHRTAHGPFGSRNAIMDVPRLGGKVFEQGAGFLRIKDAENPLDDSAVHPESYSIVQKMASDKKKGISELIGNKALLKEIDLKKYCTDTIGLPTLEDILSELEKPGLDRREKAKVFTFDQNIKTISDLRDGQLLPGIVNNITNFGCFVDIGIKESGLIHVSNLSDSFVKDVNAHVSLHQQVIVKVLSVDIPRKRIQLKLHKG; this is translated from the coding sequence ATGTTACTTATCCCCTATATCCAAAAACACACCAACCTGCCTGAAAAAGCCATCCAAAACACGGTGGAACTACTTAACCAGGACTGTACCGTGCCCTTTATTTCCCGATATCGAAAGGAAGCCACGGGTGGTTTGGACGAGGTTCAGATTGGCAGCATCGTACAGTTTAAGGAACAGTTCGAGGCCTTGGAAAAACGGAAAATTGCCATTATTAAATCCGTTGAGGAACAGGGTTTATTAACCCCGGAACTTAGGGCCAAATTTGAATCCGCCGAGGATTTGACCCAATTGGAAGACCTCTACCTTCCCTTCAAAAAAAGCAAAAAAACCAAGGCCGAGGTAGCCCGAAAACAAGGTCTGGAACCCTTGGCCAAAATCATGATGGCCCAACGGTCGGACGATATAGAGTTTTTAGCTTCCAAATATCTGGGTCCTGAAATACAAAACGAAGACGAAGCTTTGGAAGGTGCGCGACACATCATTGCCGAATGGATCAATGAACGAACGGATATTCGAAATATGATCCGGAACCAGTTGGAACGCTTTGCCTTGATTACCACAAAAGTGGTGACCGCCATGAAGGATACTTCGACTACGCTCAGCACAAGTGAAAAAGCACAGAAATTCCGGGATTATTTTGATTGGAGCGAACCTTTGAACCGTTGTCCATCGCACCGTCTATTGGCCATTTTACGGGCGGAATCGGAAAAAATCATCCGAGTAAAAATAGAACTTGACGATGAGCGGTTACTGGAACGCATCGAGGAAAAAATCATCAAAACCAACAATGCCTGTGCGGAGCAAATAGCATTGGCCATTGCCGATGCCTATAAACGCTTACTGTTTCCATCCCTTTCAAATGAACTGTTGAAAAACGCCAAGGAAAAAGCAGATGACGAAGCAATCGCCGTTTTCTCCAAAAATCTGCGTCAATTGTTGTTGGGGGCTCCTTTGGGCGAAAAACGAATTTTAGCGATTGACCCCGGATTTAGGACGGGTTGTAAATTGGTCTGTTTGGACGCACAGGGCAATCTTTTACACAATGAAACCATATATCCCCATGCTCCCCAAAACGATACCACCGGAGCCATCAAGAAATTAAGTTCCTTGGCCGATGCCTATAAAATTGAAGCCATTGCCATTGGAAATGGAACCGCATCCAGGGAAACGGAACGATTGGTGAAAAAAGTGGCCTTTAAAAATCCCATCGAGGTTTTTGTGGTCAGTGAGGCCGGGGCTTCCATCTATTCTGCCTCCAAAATTGCCCGAGAAGAATTTCCAAATTATGATGTTACCGTACGTGGCGCCATTTCCATAGGTAGGCGCTTGGCTGACCCTTTGGCAGAATTGGTAAAAATCGACCCTAAGTCCATAGGTGTAGGGCAGTACCAGCACGATGTAGACCAAACGAAATTGAAAAAATCTTTGGACACCGTTGTGGAAAGTTGTGTGAACTCCGTAGGTGTAAACATCAATACGGCCAGCGTTCCTTTGTTAAGTTACGTATCCGGTATTGGCCCAAAACTCGCCGAAAACATCGTTGCCCATAGAACAGCGCACGGACCTTTTGGGAGTCGAAACGCTATTATGGACGTTCCCCGTTTAGGCGGAAAAGTCTTTGAACAGGGTGCCGGATTTCTTCGGATAAAGGATGCCGAAAACCCATTGGACGATTCCGCCGTACACCCCGAAAGCTATTCCATCGTACAAAAAATGGCATCGGACAAAAAGAAGGGAATATCTGAACTCATTGGAAACAAGGCCCTCCTGAAGGAAATCGACCTTAAAAAATACTGCACGGATACCATCGGCCTACCCACTTTGGAGGATATTCTTTCCGAACTGGAAAAACCCGGACTCGACCGTCGCGAAAAGGCGAAGGTGTTCACTTTCGACCAAAACATAAAAACCATATCAGATTTGCGGGACGGACAGTTGTTGCCCGGCATCGTGAACAACATTACCAATTTTGGGTGTTTTGTGGACATCGGCATCAAGGAAAGCGGCCTAATTCATGTTTCCAACCTTTCGGATAGCTTCGTAAAGGACGTAAATGCCCATGTAAGCCTTCATCAGCAGGTTATCGTAAAGGTATTGTCCGTCGATATTCCTAGAAAACGGATACAATTGAAGCTGCACAAAGGGTAA
- a CDS encoding histone deacetylase family protein, with protein MLKIAYHPIYNHPLPEGHRFPMIKYELLPKQLLYEGTCSDVNFFTPEIPNDKYILAAHDAEYFYDLLNLKIPHKEARKIGFPLDENLVERERIIADGTMKACEYALQYGVAMNIAGGTHHAYSNRGEAFCMLNDQAIGARYLQSKKLANRILIVDLDVHQGNGTAEIFQNDTSVFTFSMHGANNYPFKKEISDLDIPLQKGTGDVQYLTILKDILPQLIEKHRPDFIFYLCGVDVLETDKLGTLALSLDGCKQRDEFVLKTCKAHGIPVQCSMGGGYSKDIKTIVEAHANTFRLAVDIFS; from the coding sequence ATGCTAAAAATCGCCTACCACCCCATTTACAATCATCCATTACCGGAAGGTCATCGATTCCCGATGATCAAGTATGAACTCCTGCCCAAGCAGCTTTTGTATGAAGGGACTTGCAGCGATGTAAATTTCTTTACCCCGGAAATCCCAAACGATAAGTACATCCTTGCGGCCCACGATGCCGAATATTTTTATGACCTTCTAAACCTCAAAATTCCACATAAGGAGGCCCGAAAAATTGGATTTCCACTGGACGAGAATTTAGTGGAACGGGAACGGATCATTGCCGATGGCACCATGAAAGCCTGTGAGTATGCCCTACAATATGGTGTTGCCATGAACATAGCCGGCGGAACGCATCACGCTTATAGCAATCGGGGTGAGGCTTTTTGTATGCTGAACGATCAGGCCATAGGTGCCCGATATCTGCAGTCCAAAAAATTGGCGAACCGAATACTGATTGTGGATTTGGACGTACATCAAGGGAACGGTACCGCGGAAATCTTCCAAAACGATACCTCCGTGTTTACCTTCTCCATGCATGGGGCCAACAACTACCCTTTTAAGAAAGAAATATCGGATTTGGACATTCCCCTGCAAAAAGGCACTGGGGACGTGCAATACTTGACCATTTTAAAGGATATTTTACCACAGCTTATTGAAAAACACCGTCCTGATTTTATTTTCTATCTCTGCGGGGTGGATGTGTTGGAAACCGATAAACTAGGAACCCTGGCCCTAAGCTTGGATGGTTGCAAACAGCGGGACGAATTTGTTCTAAAGACCTGCAAAGCGCATGGCATCCCGGTTCAGTGCAGCATGGGAGGTGGCTATTCAAAGGATATCAAAACCATCGTAGAGGCACATGCCAATACCTTCCGTCTGGCGGTGGACATTTTTTCCTAA
- a CDS encoding L-threonylcarbamoyladenylate synthase: MKTSITIDVAKCQKLLLEGELVAIPTETVYGLAANALDSKAVKRIFEMKGRPAFNPLIVHIHQMEQLPVLAKDIPQKAYDLAEAFWPGSLTLILPKQDIVPEIITGGKSTVGVRMPKHPLTQELLKGLPFPLAAPSANPFTRVSPTSAQHVWDYFGDRIPAILDGGPCQVGLESTIIGFDGEIPILYRKGGIPKEAIEAVVGELRVSTENETSPEAPGMLLKHYSPRTPLMVCDDIGEALKQYYDKRIGVLSFFEEDFPMATKVITLSKNKMMEEAAMSLFEALHTLDKSGLDLILAERFPEKGLGSSINDRLFRAQN, encoded by the coding sequence ATGAAGACCTCAATAACCATAGATGTTGCAAAATGCCAAAAGCTTCTACTGGAAGGTGAATTGGTTGCCATCCCCACGGAAACAGTATATGGTCTTGCCGCCAATGCGTTGGACAGTAAGGCGGTAAAGCGCATTTTTGAGATGAAAGGTAGGCCGGCATTCAATCCCTTGATCGTTCATATCCATCAAATGGAGCAATTGCCCGTTTTGGCGAAGGATATTCCGCAAAAGGCCTATGACTTGGCCGAGGCTTTTTGGCCGGGTTCCCTAACCTTGATATTGCCCAAACAGGATATAGTACCGGAAATCATTACGGGCGGAAAGTCCACGGTAGGGGTGCGAATGCCCAAGCATCCGTTGACGCAAGAACTTTTAAAAGGCTTACCATTTCCCTTGGCGGCCCCTAGTGCCAATCCCTTTACCCGGGTGAGTCCAACCTCTGCGCAACATGTGTGGGACTATTTTGGCGACCGAATACCCGCTATTTTGGATGGAGGGCCCTGCCAGGTGGGTTTGGAATCTACGATTATCGGTTTTGACGGGGAGATTCCCATATTGTACCGAAAAGGAGGTATTCCCAAGGAAGCCATTGAGGCCGTCGTTGGCGAACTAAGGGTATCCACCGAGAATGAAACTTCCCCGGAAGCTCCAGGCATGCTGTTAAAACACTATTCGCCAAGGACCCCATTAATGGTATGTGATGATATTGGGGAAGCCTTGAAGCAGTATTATGATAAACGTATTGGCGTACTCAGTTTCTTCGAGGAAGATTTTCCAATGGCTACCAAGGTCATTACCCTTTCAAAAAATAAGATGATGGAAGAGGCGGCCATGTCACTTTTTGAGGCCTTACATACCTTGGATAAAAGCGGACTGGATTTGATCCTTGCCGAACGTTTTCCGGAAAAGGGCTTGGGCAGTAGCATCAACGACCGCTTGTTCCGGGCTCAAAACTAG
- the metG gene encoding methionine--tRNA ligase, with the protein MSTTTAPKRYTITAALPYTNGPIHIGHLAGVYVPADIYARYLRLTGKDVAFVCGSDEHGVAISMKAKKEGVSPKDVIDKYHAIIKQSFADFGISFDNYSRTSAEVHHETASGFFKKLYEQGDFIEETTAQLYDEEAKQFLADRFVIGTCPKCGNEEAYGDQCENCGSSLNATDLIHPKSTITGSVPTTKETTHWFLPLDRYEEFLREWILKGHKDDWKPNVYGQCKSWIDGGLEPRAVTRDLDWGIPVPVKGGEGKVLYVWFDAPIGYISSTKEWALREGKDWKPYWQDKDTKLVHFIGKDNIVFHCIIFPAILKAHGGYILPENVPANEFLNLEGNKLSTSKNWAVWLHEYLEDFPNMQDVLRYTLTANAPETKDNDFTWKDFQARNNNELVAIFGNFVNRVVVLTNKYYEGEIPTPSTLLEVDIETLNELKKFPEIISSSLERYRFREAGQELMNLARLGNKYLADAEPWKVIKEDEDRVKTIMYVALQIATGLAVLSEPFLPFTSDKLKNILNIALAPLSDPNLEAERSRSLTWNSVSQNENLLLPGHKIGQSELLFRKIEDSEIQAQLDKLEATKKANQQENKELMPQKDTITFDDFSKLDMRVGTIMEAEKMPKAKKLLVLKVDTGLDVRTIVSGIAESFTPEEIVGKKVTVLINLAPRALRGVESEGMILMTENKEGKLVFVNPDNSFDSSGDGVGNGATIN; encoded by the coding sequence ATGTCGACAACTACAGCACCCAAGAGATATACCATCACCGCAGCCCTGCCTTATACCAACGGACCCATTCATATAGGTCATTTGGCCGGGGTCTACGTACCTGCGGATATTTATGCCCGTTATTTACGCCTAACAGGAAAAGATGTTGCCTTTGTTTGTGGCAGCGACGAGCATGGCGTGGCCATTTCCATGAAGGCCAAGAAAGAAGGAGTTTCACCCAAGGATGTTATCGATAAGTATCACGCTATTATAAAACAATCCTTTGCGGACTTTGGCATTTCCTTTGACAATTACTCCCGGACCTCAGCAGAGGTACATCATGAAACAGCATCGGGATTTTTCAAAAAATTATACGAACAAGGAGATTTCATAGAGGAAACTACCGCCCAATTATACGACGAGGAAGCGAAACAGTTTTTGGCCGACCGATTCGTAATCGGTACTTGTCCTAAATGCGGCAACGAGGAAGCCTATGGCGACCAGTGTGAAAATTGCGGGTCGTCCCTGAACGCCACCGATCTGATACATCCAAAATCGACCATCACGGGTTCTGTCCCCACTACAAAGGAAACCACCCATTGGTTTTTGCCCCTGGACCGCTATGAGGAATTTTTAAGGGAATGGATCTTAAAAGGCCATAAGGACGATTGGAAACCCAACGTCTATGGACAATGTAAATCTTGGATCGATGGGGGTCTGGAACCCCGCGCCGTCACCCGTGATCTGGATTGGGGAATTCCCGTCCCTGTAAAGGGGGGTGAAGGTAAAGTTTTGTATGTATGGTTCGATGCACCCATTGGCTACATCTCCTCCACCAAGGAATGGGCCCTAAGGGAAGGAAAGGATTGGAAACCCTACTGGCAGGACAAGGACACCAAATTGGTACATTTCATTGGAAAAGACAATATTGTTTTCCACTGCATTATTTTCCCTGCCATACTGAAAGCACATGGAGGTTATATACTTCCCGAAAATGTTCCGGCCAACGAATTCTTGAATTTGGAGGGGAACAAACTTTCCACCTCCAAAAACTGGGCCGTGTGGCTACATGAATATTTGGAGGATTTCCCAAACATGCAAGATGTGTTGCGTTACACACTAACAGCCAATGCTCCGGAAACCAAGGACAACGACTTTACATGGAAAGACTTTCAGGCTAGGAACAACAACGAGCTAGTGGCTATTTTTGGGAATTTCGTGAACCGCGTTGTAGTGTTAACAAATAAGTACTACGAAGGTGAAATACCCACTCCAAGTACCCTTTTGGAAGTGGATATTGAAACCTTGAACGAACTCAAAAAATTTCCAGAGATTATCTCCAGTTCCTTGGAGCGCTATCGCTTTCGGGAAGCTGGTCAGGAGTTGATGAATCTTGCCCGCTTGGGCAATAAATATTTAGCCGATGCCGAACCTTGGAAGGTCATCAAAGAAGATGAGGATCGCGTGAAAACAATTATGTATGTGGCTTTGCAAATTGCCACTGGATTAGCCGTGTTGAGCGAGCCGTTTTTACCGTTTACGTCGGATAAGTTAAAAAACATACTCAATATCGCTTTGGCTCCGCTCAGCGACCCGAATTTGGAGGCTGAACGTAGTCGAAGTCTCACTTGGAACAGCGTTTCTCAAAATGAGAACCTGTTATTACCCGGACACAAAATAGGTCAATCCGAACTATTGTTCCGTAAAATAGAAGACTCTGAAATACAGGCTCAACTGGACAAGCTGGAAGCCACCAAAAAAGCAAACCAACAAGAAAACAAAGAACTCATGCCTCAGAAAGATACAATTACCTTTGACGATTTCTCCAAATTGGATATGCGCGTAGGTACCATCATGGAAGCCGAGAAAATGCCAAAAGCCAAAAAACTATTGGTCCTTAAGGTGGATACCGGATTGGATGTTCGTACCATTGTTTCCGGCATTGCCGAAAGTTTTACCCCAGAAGAAATTGTGGGTAAAAAAGTGACCGTTCTTATCAATTTGGCACCTAGGGCCCTTCGTGGTGTAGAAAGCGAGGGCATGATTTTAATGACGGAAAACAAGGAAGGTAAATTGGTGTTTGTAAATCCTGATAATTCTTTCGATTCCAGTGGAGATGGAGTCGGAAATGGAGCGACTATCAATTAA